A single window of Hymenobacter sp. APR13 DNA harbors:
- the murD gene encoding UDP-N-acetylmuramoyl-L-alanine--D-glutamate ligase yields the protein MHYVILGAAESGVGAALLAQAKGHTVFVSDQSPIQPVYKEKLHAAGIPFEEGQHTMAEVLKADEVVKSPGIPEKAPVIKALREKGTPIISEIELAGRHTKARCICITGTNGKTTTTLLTYHLLKEAGYKVGLAGNVGFSLAEQVIDDQHEYYVVELSSFQLDDTYDFQPWISVLLNITPDHLDRYEYSLEKYAQAKLRIVRNQDSSNFFVYNADDETIQRHFKAALRPVNQLPFSLHHRPDYQLGAYYLDETDICVDMQPGYFSKTEKLSIAASPLIGQHNRQNMLAAVLCARLAGLEKPQIEASLGTFHNADHRLQPVGEIQGVRFINDSKATNVEAAWYALDGIQQPIVWIAGGTDKGNDYSTLVPLAGSRVKALICLGADNEKLREAFGDVVPHLEETRSVDTAVRRAAALAEAGDVVLLSPACASFDLFKNYEDRGRQFAAAVARYADDLTREEANE from the coding sequence ATGCACTACGTCATCTTAGGAGCTGCGGAAAGTGGGGTAGGGGCGGCGCTGCTGGCGCAGGCCAAAGGCCACACCGTATTCGTGTCCGACCAAAGCCCGATTCAGCCTGTCTATAAGGAGAAGCTGCACGCGGCCGGCATTCCGTTCGAGGAAGGCCAGCACACCATGGCCGAGGTGCTGAAGGCCGACGAGGTAGTGAAAAGCCCCGGCATCCCGGAGAAGGCGCCCGTTATCAAGGCGCTGCGGGAAAAGGGCACGCCCATTATTTCGGAGATTGAGCTGGCCGGGCGTCACACCAAGGCCCGGTGCATCTGCATCACGGGCACCAACGGCAAAACCACCACCACGCTGCTCACCTACCACCTGCTGAAGGAAGCCGGCTACAAGGTGGGCCTGGCCGGCAACGTGGGCTTCTCGCTGGCTGAGCAGGTCATCGACGACCAGCACGAGTACTACGTGGTGGAGCTGAGCAGCTTCCAGCTCGACGATACCTACGACTTCCAGCCCTGGATTTCGGTGCTGCTCAACATCACGCCCGACCACCTGGACCGCTACGAGTACTCGCTGGAGAAGTACGCCCAGGCCAAGCTGCGCATCGTGCGCAACCAGGACAGCAGCAACTTCTTCGTCTACAACGCCGACGACGAGACCATCCAGCGCCACTTCAAGGCGGCGCTGCGGCCCGTCAACCAGCTGCCCTTCAGCCTGCACCATCGCCCCGACTACCAGCTGGGCGCCTACTACCTCGACGAAACCGACATCTGCGTGGATATGCAGCCGGGCTACTTCAGCAAGACGGAGAAGCTCAGCATTGCGGCCTCGCCGCTCATCGGGCAGCACAACCGCCAGAATATGCTGGCGGCCGTGCTCTGCGCCCGTTTGGCCGGACTGGAAAAGCCGCAGATTGAAGCCAGCCTCGGCACCTTCCACAACGCCGACCACCGCCTGCAGCCCGTGGGCGAAATCCAGGGCGTGCGCTTCATCAACGACTCCAAAGCCACCAACGTGGAAGCCGCCTGGTACGCCCTCGACGGCATCCAGCAGCCCATCGTCTGGATTGCGGGCGGCACCGACAAGGGCAACGACTACTCCACGCTGGTGCCGCTGGCCGGCTCGCGCGTGAAGGCCCTCATTTGCCTCGGCGCCGACAACGAGAAGCTGCGCGAAGCCTTCGGCGACGTGGTGCCGCACCTCGAAGAAACCCGCAGCGTGGACACGGCCGTGCGCCGCGCCGCCGCCCTGGCCGAAGCCGGCGACGTGGTGCTGCTCTCGCCGGCCTGCGCCAGCTTCGACCTGTTCAAAAACTACGAGGACCGCGGCCGCCAGTTTGCCGCCGCCGTGGCCCGCTACGCCGACGACCTCACCCGGGAAGAAGCCAACGAGTAA
- the ftsA gene encoding cell division protein FtsA → MQHDKIVVGLDIGTTKICALVGRKNEFGKLEILGMGKAVSEGVVRGIVSNIDKTVDAIKRAIRQAEEQSGINIGVVNVGIAGQHIKSLQHNGSITRASADNEITQEDVERLTGDMYRLVTPPGSQIIHVMPQDYKVDYEEGIMDPVGMSGVRLEGNFHIITAQSTAINNINKCVTKAGLEIDNLILEPLASSMSVLSDEEKEAGVALIDIGGGTTDLAIFKDGIIRHAAVLPFGGNIVTSDIKLGCQVMQNQAEQLKVKFGKAIAEEASDYEIVSIPGLRDRAPKEISLKNLAYIIEARMEEIIELVYAEIQRTGHADKLAAGIVLTGGGSQLQNLVQLTEYVTGLDTRIGYPNEHLGKSKIEAVKSPMYATTVGLVLTGYRSLDERLNRNYEQQEEIRPAAVPYYQATTPTPAPQPVAKAEPQKPAEPKKPSGASKFLSDIISRTKGLLIDDFDDKQY, encoded by the coding sequence ATGCAGCACGATAAGATTGTAGTCGGCCTCGACATTGGAACCACCAAAATCTGCGCCCTGGTGGGCCGCAAAAACGAATTTGGCAAGCTCGAAATCTTGGGCATGGGCAAAGCCGTGTCGGAGGGTGTCGTGCGCGGTATCGTGTCCAACATCGACAAAACCGTAGACGCTATCAAGCGGGCCATCCGGCAGGCCGAAGAGCAGTCCGGCATCAACATTGGCGTGGTGAACGTGGGCATTGCCGGCCAGCACATCAAGAGCTTGCAGCACAACGGCAGCATCACGCGTGCCTCGGCCGACAATGAAATCACGCAGGAAGACGTGGAGCGCCTCACCGGCGATATGTACCGCCTCGTGACGCCTCCCGGCTCGCAGATCATCCACGTGATGCCCCAGGACTACAAAGTCGACTACGAAGAGGGCATCATGGACCCCGTGGGCATGTCGGGTGTGCGCCTGGAAGGCAACTTCCACATCATCACGGCTCAGAGCACGGCCATTAACAACATCAACAAGTGCGTCACCAAGGCCGGCCTCGAAATCGACAACCTGATTCTGGAGCCGCTGGCGTCCAGCATGTCGGTGCTGTCGGATGAGGAGAAGGAAGCCGGTGTAGCCCTGATTGACATCGGGGGCGGCACTACCGACCTCGCCATTTTCAAGGACGGCATCATCCGCCACGCAGCGGTGCTGCCGTTTGGCGGCAACATCGTGACCAGCGACATCAAGCTGGGCTGCCAGGTGATGCAGAACCAGGCCGAGCAGTTGAAGGTGAAGTTCGGCAAAGCCATTGCCGAGGAAGCTTCCGACTACGAAATCGTGAGCATTCCCGGCCTGCGCGACCGGGCACCCAAGGAAATCAGCCTCAAGAACCTGGCCTACATCATCGAGGCCCGGATGGAGGAAATCATCGAGCTGGTGTATGCTGAAATTCAGCGCACTGGCCACGCTGACAAGCTGGCGGCCGGCATCGTGCTGACCGGCGGCGGCTCGCAGCTCCAGAACTTGGTGCAGCTCACGGAGTACGTCACGGGCCTCGACACCCGCATCGGCTACCCCAACGAGCACCTGGGCAAGAGCAAGATCGAAGCCGTGAAGTCGCCGATGTACGCCACCACGGTGGGCCTCGTCCTGACCGGCTACCGCTCGCTTGATGAGCGCCTGAACCGCAACTACGAGCAACAGGAGGAAATTCGTCCGGCGGCCGTGCCTTACTACCAGGCCACCACGCCGACTCCGGCCCCGCAGCCCGTGGCCAAAGCAGAGCCGCAGAAACCTGCTGAACCCAAGAAGCCATCTGGTGCCAGCAAGTTCCTGTCGGACATCATCAGCCGCACCAAAGGCCTGCTCATCGACGATTTCGACGATAAGCAGTACTAA
- the murG gene encoding undecaprenyldiphospho-muramoylpentapeptide beta-N-acetylglucosaminyltransferase — protein MKFIISGGGTGGHIFPAVAIANELRRRLLDAEILFVGANGRMEMTRVPEAGYKIVGLDISGLQRRLTPENLMFPIKVMRAVRKAGKLIEQFRPDAVVGVGGYASAPVLLAATSRGIPSLIQEQNSYAGLVNKLLAKRVNKICVAYDGMDKFFPADRLVLTGNPVRTEIATGNRAEALAFFGLDASRPVLLVIGGSLGARTLNQATAAALPRLQAAGVQLLWQTGKVYYPQAREQAALYAATGQHALEFVQRMDLAYAAADVVVSRAGALSVSELCLTGKPSILVPSPNVAEDHQTKNAMALVRKDAALLVSDTEAATRLYDEALALLQNPTQQQQLRANVLQLARPAATTTIVDELLKLVKQ, from the coding sequence ATGAAATTCATCATCAGCGGCGGCGGCACCGGGGGCCACATCTTCCCGGCAGTGGCCATTGCCAACGAGCTGCGCCGCCGCCTGCTCGACGCCGAAATCCTGTTTGTGGGCGCCAACGGCCGCATGGAGATGACGCGCGTGCCGGAAGCCGGCTACAAAATCGTGGGCCTCGACATCAGCGGCCTGCAGCGCCGCCTCACGCCCGAAAACCTGATGTTTCCCATTAAGGTGATGCGCGCCGTGCGCAAAGCCGGCAAGCTCATCGAGCAGTTCCGGCCCGATGCGGTGGTGGGTGTGGGCGGCTACGCCTCGGCGCCGGTGCTGCTGGCGGCCACCTCGCGCGGTATCCCCAGCCTGATTCAGGAGCAGAATTCCTACGCCGGCCTCGTCAACAAGCTGCTGGCCAAGCGGGTCAACAAAATCTGCGTGGCCTACGACGGCATGGACAAGTTCTTCCCCGCCGACCGCCTCGTACTCACCGGCAACCCGGTCCGCACCGAAATTGCCACCGGCAACCGCGCCGAGGCGCTGGCCTTCTTCGGGCTGGACGCCAGCCGGCCGGTGCTGCTCGTGATTGGGGGCAGCCTGGGCGCCCGCACGCTCAACCAAGCCACGGCCGCCGCGCTGCCGCGCCTGCAGGCTGCCGGCGTGCAGCTGCTCTGGCAAACCGGTAAAGTGTACTACCCTCAGGCCCGGGAGCAGGCCGCACTCTACGCCGCTACCGGCCAGCACGCGCTGGAGTTCGTGCAGCGCATGGACCTAGCCTACGCGGCCGCCGACGTGGTGGTCAGTCGGGCCGGAGCGCTGTCGGTGTCGGAACTGTGCCTCACGGGCAAGCCCAGCATCCTGGTGCCCTCGCCCAACGTGGCCGAAGATCATCAAACCAAAAACGCCATGGCCCTGGTGCGCAAAGACGCCGCCCTGCTCGTCTCCGACACCGAAGCCGCCACCCGCCTCTACGACGAGGCGCTGGCGCTACTGCAGAACCCCACGCAACAGCAGCAACTGAGGGCTAACGTGCTGCAGCTCGCCCGCCCGGCTGCCACCACCACCATCGTGGACGAGCTGCTGAAGCTGGTAAAGCAGTAG
- the murC gene encoding UDP-N-acetylmuramate--L-alanine ligase: protein MKQLVYFLGIGGIGMSALARWFQANGHQVSGYDKTRTPLTDALEAEGIAVHFEDAVDQIPVEVRQNPGNTLVVLTPAIPKDHQQWAWLRENGFDIRKRSQVLGVLTQGHRTIAVAGTHGKTTTSSMVAHLLHHAGVPSAAFLGGISVNLGSNLLLPPAGHPEAPVVVEADEYDRSFLTLHPIIAIVTSTDADHLDIYGDKESLVESFRQFVGQIQPGGTLLINHTADPSVAAAAPAGVRVIRYGLSQEQGPELYATGITAQGHEFHFDLHGPLGTVASLKLAVPGFHNVENMLAAAAVAQLEGVAPQALQAAVAAYRGVKRRFEFILTAGTPAAPQVYLDDYAHHPREIEAFLRSVRALYPGRRLRVIFQPHLFSRTRDFAPGFAESLSLADEVVLMDIYPARELPMPGVTSELILSQITAPKKSLQTRNEILANAEIGTDFDVLATVGAGDIDQLVPRLKNILHLRWHGTQA, encoded by the coding sequence TTGAAACAGCTCGTCTACTTCCTTGGCATTGGCGGCATCGGCATGTCGGCGCTGGCCCGCTGGTTTCAGGCCAACGGCCACCAGGTGTCGGGCTACGACAAAACCCGCACGCCCCTAACCGACGCGCTGGAGGCCGAAGGCATTGCCGTGCATTTCGAGGATGCCGTAGACCAGATTCCGGTTGAAGTGCGCCAGAACCCCGGCAATACGCTCGTGGTCCTGACCCCGGCCATTCCGAAAGACCACCAGCAGTGGGCCTGGCTGCGCGAAAACGGCTTCGACATCCGCAAGCGCAGCCAGGTGCTGGGCGTGCTCACGCAGGGCCACCGCACCATCGCCGTGGCCGGCACCCACGGCAAAACCACCACCAGCAGCATGGTGGCGCACCTGCTGCACCATGCCGGCGTGCCCAGTGCGGCCTTCTTGGGCGGCATCAGCGTGAACCTGGGCTCCAACCTGCTGCTGCCGCCCGCCGGCCACCCCGAGGCGCCGGTAGTAGTAGAAGCCGACGAGTACGACCGCAGCTTCCTGACGCTGCACCCTATCATTGCCATCGTCACAAGCACCGATGCCGACCACCTCGACATCTACGGCGACAAAGAGTCGCTGGTGGAGTCGTTCCGGCAGTTTGTGGGCCAGATCCAGCCCGGCGGCACCCTGCTCATCAACCACACCGCCGACCCCAGCGTGGCCGCCGCCGCCCCGGCCGGCGTGCGGGTGATTCGCTACGGTTTGTCGCAGGAGCAGGGGCCGGAGCTGTACGCTACGGGCATCACGGCCCAGGGCCACGAGTTCCATTTCGATCTGCACGGGCCGCTGGGCACCGTGGCCAGCCTCAAGCTGGCCGTGCCGGGCTTCCACAACGTGGAGAATATGCTGGCCGCCGCCGCCGTGGCCCAGTTGGAAGGCGTGGCGCCACAGGCCCTGCAGGCGGCCGTGGCGGCCTACCGGGGCGTAAAGCGCCGCTTCGAGTTCATCCTGACGGCCGGCACGCCCGCCGCGCCCCAGGTGTATCTCGATGATTATGCCCACCACCCACGCGAAATCGAGGCCTTCCTGCGTTCTGTGCGGGCGCTCTATCCGGGCCGCCGACTGCGCGTCATCTTCCAGCCCCACCTGTTCTCCCGCACCCGCGACTTCGCGCCGGGCTTCGCCGAAAGCCTGAGCCTGGCCGATGAGGTGGTGCTGATGGATATCTACCCGGCCCGGGAGCTGCCCATGCCCGGCGTCACGTCGGAATTGATTTTGTCCCAAATAACTGCACCCAAAAAATCGTTGCAGACCCGCAACGAAATTCTGGCAAATGCCGAAATAGGCACGGATTTCGACGTGCTGGCCACCGTCGGCGCCGGCGACATCGACCAGTTGGTACCGCGTTTAAAGAATATTTTACATCTTCGTTGGCATGGAACTCAAGCGTAA
- the mraY gene encoding phospho-N-acetylmuramoyl-pentapeptide-transferase, which produces MLYYLFNYLYKVHHVPGTGVMQYSSFRAALSIVTSLIIAQYFGAPLIRLLQRQQIGESIRDLGLQGQMEKKGTPTMGGLIILLAILVPVLLFAKLDNIYIVLMILSTVWLGLIGFVDDYIKVVKKDKEGLAGRFKIMGQVGLGLTVGWVLFFSNDVTVRQYLLANGQASAVDASTIYQDVKLMITTVPFLKNNELNYGDLFATAGDFFNEYYAFFYIPIVILIITAVSNGANITDGLDGLAAGTSAIIGTTLAIFAFVSGNALLADYLDIMFIPNSGELVIFCAAFVGACVGFLWYNSYPAQVFMGDTGSLAIGGIIAVLALIVRKELLIPVLCGVFLIENLSVMLQVSWFKYTKRKYGEGRRLLRMSPLHHHYQKLGYHESKIVSRFWIVGIMLAVLTLVTLKLR; this is translated from the coding sequence ATGCTGTATTACCTGTTCAACTACTTATATAAAGTGCACCACGTGCCCGGCACGGGCGTGATGCAGTACAGCTCGTTTCGCGCGGCCCTGTCCATTGTTACCTCGCTCATCATTGCCCAGTACTTTGGGGCGCCGCTGATCCGGCTGCTGCAGCGCCAGCAGATTGGGGAAAGTATCCGCGACCTGGGGTTGCAGGGCCAGATGGAGAAGAAAGGCACGCCTACCATGGGCGGCCTGATTATCCTGCTGGCCATCCTGGTGCCGGTGCTGCTGTTTGCCAAGCTCGACAACATCTACATCGTGCTTATGATTCTGAGCACCGTCTGGCTGGGCCTGATTGGCTTCGTCGACGACTACATCAAGGTGGTGAAGAAGGATAAGGAAGGCCTGGCCGGCCGCTTCAAGATCATGGGGCAGGTGGGGCTGGGCCTCACGGTGGGCTGGGTGCTGTTCTTCTCCAACGACGTGACCGTGCGCCAGTACCTGCTGGCCAACGGCCAGGCCTCGGCCGTGGACGCCAGCACCATCTACCAGGATGTGAAGCTGATGATTACGACGGTGCCGTTCCTCAAGAACAACGAGCTCAACTACGGCGACCTGTTCGCCACGGCCGGCGACTTCTTCAACGAGTATTACGCCTTCTTCTACATCCCCATCGTCATCCTCATCATCACGGCCGTCAGCAACGGCGCCAACATCACCGACGGCCTCGACGGGCTGGCGGCGGGCACGTCGGCCATCATCGGCACCACGCTGGCCATCTTCGCCTTCGTGAGCGGCAACGCCTTGCTGGCTGACTACCTGGATATTATGTTCATTCCGAACTCCGGGGAGCTGGTGATTTTCTGCGCCGCCTTTGTGGGGGCCTGCGTGGGCTTCCTGTGGTACAATAGCTACCCGGCGCAGGTATTCATGGGCGATACCGGCTCGCTGGCCATCGGCGGCATCATTGCGGTGCTGGCCCTCATCGTGCGTAAGGAACTCTTGATTCCGGTGCTGTGCGGGGTGTTTCTGATTGAGAACTTGTCGGTGATGCTGCAGGTGAGCTGGTTCAAATACACCAAGCGCAAATACGGCGAAGGCCGCCGGCTGCTGCGCATGTCGCCGCTGCACCACCACTACCAGAAGCTTGGCTACCACGAGTCCAAAATCGTGTCGCGGTTCTGGATTGTGGGGATTATGCTGGCCGTCTTGACGCTTGTGACCTTGAAACTGCGCTAA
- a CDS encoding FtsW/RodA/SpoVE family cell cycle protein — MDIIKNWLRQNLKGDPVLWGIVILFSLISMAVVYSATGTLAYKNELRGRAGSSEMILFKHTSLIFAGLALMWLAHRIDYRNYSRLSLYALLASVPLLLFTFFMGGTTLNDASRWLTIPVINQTFQPSDLAKLALITHLASMLSRRQQNVHDYKATLLPVMLWVGVICGIIIMSNASTALLLFVTCLLLMFIGRVPLKQMAVMVAIGVVVGGVGLASGQRYKTVLSRIESFTDKSKPVPFQLEHSYIAIATGGVTGKGPGNSTERNILPHPYSDFIYAVIIEEYGLVGGVAVLFLYLAFLYRGLLTVVNSHGAFGGLLSAGLSFSLVLQAMVNMGVAVGLGPITGLPLPLLSMGGTSLIFTGISVGIILSVSRGEREIRPVVGEPADTVRIPRKTAYA, encoded by the coding sequence ATGGACATCATCAAAAACTGGCTGCGGCAGAACCTGAAGGGCGACCCGGTGCTCTGGGGCATCGTGATTCTGTTTTCGCTGATTAGTATGGCCGTGGTGTACTCGGCCACGGGCACGCTGGCGTATAAGAACGAGCTGCGCGGCCGGGCGGGGTCGTCGGAGATGATTCTGTTCAAGCACACCAGCCTGATTTTCGCGGGCCTAGCCCTGATGTGGCTGGCCCACCGCATCGACTACCGCAACTACTCGCGCCTGTCGCTGTACGCGCTGCTGGCCTCGGTGCCGCTGCTGCTGTTCACGTTCTTCATGGGCGGCACCACCCTGAATGACGCCTCGCGCTGGCTGACCATCCCCGTCATCAACCAGACCTTCCAGCCTTCCGACTTAGCCAAGCTGGCCCTGATTACGCACCTGGCTTCCATGCTCAGCCGCCGCCAGCAAAACGTGCACGACTACAAAGCCACCCTGCTGCCCGTGATGCTGTGGGTGGGCGTAATCTGCGGCATCATCATCATGAGTAACGCCTCTACGGCGCTGCTGCTGTTCGTGACCTGTCTGCTGCTGATGTTCATTGGCCGCGTGCCGCTCAAGCAGATGGCTGTGATGGTGGCCATTGGCGTGGTAGTCGGCGGCGTAGGCCTGGCTTCGGGACAGCGCTACAAAACGGTGCTTTCGCGCATCGAGAGCTTCACCGACAAGAGCAAGCCGGTGCCGTTTCAGCTGGAGCACTCCTACATAGCCATTGCCACGGGCGGCGTTACGGGCAAGGGCCCCGGCAACAGCACCGAGCGCAACATCCTGCCCCACCCGTACTCCGACTTCATCTATGCCGTCATCATCGAGGAATATGGCCTTGTGGGCGGCGTGGCTGTGCTTTTCCTATACCTAGCCTTCCTCTATCGAGGGCTGCTGACGGTGGTGAACAGTCACGGCGCGTTCGGGGGGCTGCTTTCGGCGGGGCTGAGTTTCAGCTTAGTCTTGCAGGCCATGGTGAATATGGGCGTGGCCGTGGGGCTGGGCCCGATTACCGGCCTGCCGCTGCCCCTGCTGAGCATGGGCGGCACCTCGCTCATCTTCACCGGCATCAGCGTCGGCATTATCCTGAGTGTAAGCCGCGGCGAGCGGGAAATCCGCCCCGTAGTCGGCGAGCCCGCCGACACCGTGCGGATTCCGCGCAAAACAGCCTACGCTTAG
- a CDS encoding cell division protein FtsQ/DivIB — MELKRKVNNMLFATGCLVLLGGLAVFAGVRQASRPVGQVIVTIGNEFNNFFISEREVTALLTRDGRQRLEGTTPDELNLPALEARLKAHSFVKDAQVYRDLAGNLHADVRQNRPIARLVHADTRQDCYLDADGHKLPLSSLFTARVVPVARPGGQPLSAGFFQDSTGRRYLELLRYIDEHSFWRAQVAEVFIAPNGKVSFTQQIGDQQVEFGFPENISEKFAKLMVFYRQIPPALGWDTYHRVNIEFKDQIICE; from the coding sequence ATGGAACTCAAGCGTAAGGTCAATAACATGCTGTTTGCTACCGGCTGCCTCGTGCTGCTGGGTGGGCTGGCCGTGTTTGCCGGCGTGCGCCAAGCCAGCCGCCCCGTGGGCCAGGTAATTGTGACCATCGGCAACGAGTTCAACAACTTCTTCATCAGCGAGCGGGAAGTAACGGCCCTACTCACCCGCGACGGCCGGCAGCGCCTAGAAGGCACTACGCCCGACGAGCTCAATCTGCCGGCTCTGGAAGCCCGCCTAAAAGCGCACAGCTTCGTGAAGGACGCCCAGGTGTACCGCGACCTGGCCGGCAACCTGCACGCCGACGTGCGCCAGAACCGCCCCATCGCCCGCCTCGTGCACGCCGACACCCGCCAGGACTGCTACCTCGATGCCGATGGCCACAAGCTGCCGCTGTCGTCGCTGTTTACGGCGCGGGTGGTACCGGTGGCGCGGCCGGGCGGCCAGCCGCTTTCGGCCGGCTTTTTCCAGGACTCTACCGGCCGGCGCTACTTGGAGCTGCTGCGCTACATCGACGAGCATTCGTTCTGGCGGGCCCAGGTGGCCGAGGTATTCATTGCCCCCAACGGTAAGGTTTCCTTCACCCAGCAAATAGGAGACCAGCAGGTAGAATTTGGTTTTCCTGAGAATATTTCGGAGAAATTTGCGAAACTGATGGTATTTTACCGACAAATACCCCCGGCCTTGGGCTGGGACACGTACCACCGCGTCAACATCGAATTCAAAGACCAGATAATCTGTGAGTGA
- the ftsZ gene encoding cell division protein FtsZ yields the protein MNYKFDIPAQSKSIIKVIGVGGGGSNAVNHMFSQGIKDVEFVICNTDKQALASSTVPNRLQIGLDLTEGLGAGANPERGKQAAIESREQIRELLSNGTKMVFITAGMGGGTGTGAAPVIAKVAKELGILTVGIVTAPFMFEGKKKRQQAEHGIKELSENCDTVLVILNDKLREIYGNLPIRSAFAKADNVLSTAAKSIAEIITVTADVNVDFEDVKTVMKDSGAAVMGSSITEGENRARRAAEEALASPLLNNTDIHGAQRILLSIMSGDQAELEMDELTEITECIQDKAGQNAEVIFGHGIDATLGQSIRVTVIATGFAREAHTITAVPVREEEPALPQPEPQLNVFNKEPLDVSSAPVVPSFTSSPQPVAATPEPVKFDLETSPYTGQVPPVAAPSSPAPEPVVYQATQPAPPIAGRPAIDARADERRRRLQELSNGLTNDAIKDQLETPAYLRRQVKLENVTPSSERNISRFNLSDDNELLGDNRFLHDNVD from the coding sequence ATGAATTATAAATTCGACATCCCGGCGCAGTCCAAGTCCATCATCAAGGTGATTGGCGTGGGTGGGGGCGGCTCCAACGCCGTCAACCACATGTTCAGCCAGGGCATCAAGGACGTGGAATTCGTCATCTGCAACACCGATAAGCAGGCGTTGGCATCCTCTACGGTGCCCAACCGCCTGCAAATCGGGCTGGACCTGACGGAAGGCCTCGGCGCCGGCGCCAACCCTGAGCGAGGCAAGCAGGCGGCCATCGAGAGCCGCGAGCAGATCCGGGAGCTTCTCAGCAACGGTACCAAAATGGTGTTCATCACGGCCGGTATGGGCGGTGGTACGGGCACCGGTGCGGCGCCGGTTATTGCCAAAGTGGCTAAGGAGCTGGGCATCCTCACGGTGGGGATAGTGACGGCTCCGTTCATGTTCGAGGGTAAAAAGAAGCGCCAGCAAGCCGAGCACGGCATCAAGGAGCTCAGCGAGAACTGCGACACCGTACTGGTGATTCTTAACGATAAGCTGCGCGAGATTTACGGCAACCTGCCCATCCGCTCGGCCTTCGCCAAAGCTGATAACGTGCTGAGCACGGCCGCCAAGTCCATTGCCGAAATCATTACGGTGACGGCCGACGTGAACGTGGACTTCGAGGACGTGAAAACGGTAATGAAGGACAGCGGCGCCGCCGTAATGGGCAGCAGCATCACGGAGGGCGAGAACCGCGCCCGCCGTGCGGCCGAGGAGGCTCTGGCTTCGCCGCTGCTCAACAACACCGACATTCACGGTGCCCAGCGCATCCTGCTCAGCATCATGTCCGGCGACCAGGCCGAGCTGGAAATGGACGAGCTGACCGAAATTACGGAATGCATCCAGGACAAGGCGGGCCAGAACGCCGAGGTGATTTTCGGCCACGGTATCGACGCCACCTTGGGCCAGAGCATCCGCGTGACCGTAATTGCCACGGGCTTTGCCCGCGAGGCGCACACCATCACGGCGGTGCCGGTGCGGGAAGAGGAGCCGGCTTTGCCGCAGCCCGAGCCGCAGCTGAACGTATTCAACAAGGAGCCGCTGGACGTATCGTCGGCCCCGGTGGTGCCGTCCTTCACCAGCTCCCCGCAGCCAGTAGCTGCCACGCCCGAGCCGGTGAAGTTCGACCTGGAAACGTCGCCGTATACGGGGCAGGTGCCGCCGGTGGCCGCGCCTTCGTCGCCGGCTCCCGAGCCGGTGGTGTACCAGGCCACCCAGCCTGCGCCGCCTATTGCGGGCCGCCCCGCCATCGATGCCCGCGCCGATGAGCGCCGCCGCCGCCTGCAGGAGCTCAGCAACGGCCTCACCAACGACGCCATCAAGGACCAGCTGGAAACGCCGGCTTACTTGCGCCGCCAGGTGAAGCTGGAGAACGTGACGCCTTCTTCGGAGCGCAACATCAGCCGCTTCAACCTTTCCGACGACAACGAGCTGCTGGGCGACAACCGCTTCCTGCACGACAACGTCGACTAA